The sequence CCGCCCGCTTCCCGAGCTGGCTGCCGCTGGATAAATGGCTGCCGCAGGTGTTTGTCGCATCCGGTGACTGCTCTGTCCGTCAGTGGGAATTCCTGACGCTGGAGATGCCACAGTGGCTGGTGGGGATTTTTGTCGCCTACTTCATCGTGGCGTTGCTGGTGCTGATTGCCCAGCCGTTCAAGCCGAAGAAACGTGATTTGTTCGGAAGGTAAAAGCAAAACGGCAACGTCAGTTTTGTAGGTCGGGTAAGCGCAGCGCCACCCGACACAACAGCGCATAATAAAAAACCCGCCTCGGCGGGTTTTTTATTATCACCGATTAGGGTGATTCATAATATGGTCTTCCCAGTCCCGCACCTCGGACTCTTTCACGGCGATGTGGCGCACCGAAATGCGCTCGCCGTGCATCGCCGCTTTCGAACCGGTGAGCAACGGATGCCAGTCTGGTAACCCTTTCCCTTCCGCCAGCAGGCGATACGCGCAGGTATGGGGCAGCCATTCAAAGGTGGGCAGATTATCACGGGTTAACTTGATGCAGTCCGGCTCAAATTCGAACCGACGCTCATAGTTGCGGCACTGGCAGGTTTTAATGTTCAACTGCTTGCAGGCCACGTTGGTGAAGTAGATTTCGTCCGTATCTTCATCCATCAGCTTGTGCAGGCAGCACTGCCCGCAGCCGTCGCACAATGATTCCCATTCCGCGTCAGTCATGTCGTCAAGAGTTTTGCTTTGCCAGAAAGGGATGTCGTTCATCAGGATGTCCACACGTCAAAAGAAAGCGCACCTTATAACGAGTCTGGCACGTTGTTGCAAGTTTTGCCGCCCTCTTCAGGCGGCAAGATGTGGTTACAGCACGCGGGTTTTCAGCGACAGGCCGTTAAAACCGACCTCCAGCTCATCGCCGCTGAGGAGCGGGCCAACCCCTTCAGGCGTACCGGTCAGGATCACATCTCCGGGTTTCAGGGTGAAGAAGCGGCTCATGTAGGCGATCAGCGGCACAATCTTATGGATCATGTCTGCTGTGCTGCCCTGCTGGCGGATGTCACCGTTCACCTTCAGGCTGAGCGGCGTGTCCTGTGGATCAGTGGTAAATTCACTGACCGGAATGAATCCCGAAATCGGACACGCGTTGTCAAAGCCTTTGGCTTTTTCCCACGGCTGCCCGGCCTTCTTCATTTTTCCCTGCACATCACGCAGCGTCAGATCCAGCGCGACGCCGTAGCCAGCAATCGCTTTCTGGACATGCTCTTCGGAGGCCTGGCGCAGCGTGGCGCCGATCAGCACCGCGAGCTCAACTTCGTGATGCACTGACCCCAGCCCCTGCGGCAACGCCAGCGGCTGGCGGATATCGCAAAGCGCCGTCTCTGGCTTAATAAACAGAACCGGCTCTTCTGGTGTTGCGCTGCCCATCTCCTGAATATGCTTTGCGTAGTTACTGCCCACGCAGACCACTTTGCTGACGGGATAATCCAGTAACGCACCTTGCCAGTTATGATGTTGATACATGCTCGACCCCTAATCGGTTGATGTGATGCGCCCGAAACAGCTGAGACTATTTTTTCCCGTTCGCCTCAAGGTGCTGTTTTAATAAATTCTCAGGCGGTGGTGGAAGCTGTAAATAATAGCCTTGCTCGGCTAATGCCGTTTTCACTTTATCCAGATCGGCATTGACCAGTTTCTTACGACCATCCAGCGGCAGCAGCATCGCCAGCTGTGGTCGGCCAAAGCTCTTCATTAATTCTTCAGGCACGCGTGAAAAATCGTCTTTCTTTTCGACATAAAGATAGGTCTGGTCACGGCTTGTACTTCTGTAGATCACACAAAACATGTTTTTACTCTGAATTAATGGGTGGTTGCTTGCCTCAATATACTCCTGACTATAACATGCCTGATACTCTTCGGAATATCGCAGCGAATGGTTGCGGTTAATAGCAAATTGAGTAAGGCCAGGATGTCAAACACGCCCATCGAGCTTAAAGGCAGTAGCTTCACCTTATCAGTGGTACATTTGCATGATGCAAAACCCGAGGTTATTCGTCAGGCGTTAGAAGACAAAATCGCGCAGGCTCCCGCTTTTCTGAAACACGCCCCTGTTGTTATCAACGTGAGTGGTCTTGAGGCTCCGGTTAACTGGAAACTTCTCCAGCAGGCCGTCTCCTCTACTGGCCTGCGAATTGTCGGCATCAGTGGCTGTAAAGATAGCGAGCTGAAAGCGGAAATCGACCGTGCCGGGCTGCCCCTTCTTAATGAAGGTAAAGAAAAAGCCCCGCGTGCAGCACCTGCTGCCGTGCAGGCGCCCCCTCCTGTGGTGCAAAACGTTACTCCTGTCACAAAAACGCGAATGATTGACGTACCGGTTCGTTCCGGTCAGCGCATTTATGCACCAAACTGTGATCTGATTGTTACAAGCCACGTCAGTGCTGGCGCAGAGCTTATTGCAGATGGCAATATTCACGTTTACGGTATGATGCGTGGACGTGCGCTCGCAGGCGCAAGTGGCGATCGGGACGCGCAAATATTTTGTACTCACCTGACGGCGGAACTGGTGTCCATCGCAGGTGAATATTGGCTGAGCGACAAGATCCCAGCCGAATTTTATGGCAAAGCGGCTCGTCTGCGACTGGCAGACGACGCGTTGACCGTTCAACCGTTGAATTGATCCCTTTTTAACAAGGAATTTCTATGGCACGCATTATTGTTGTTACTTCGGGTAAAGGAGGCGTTGGCAAGACCACCTCCAGCGCGGCCATCGCTACTGGTTTGGCCCAGAAGGGAAAGAAAACCGTCGTTATCGACTTCGATATCGGCCTGCGTAACCTCGACCTGATCATGGGATGTGAGCGTCGCGTCGTGTATGACTTCGTCAACGTCATTCAGGGCGATGCCACGCTGAACCAGGCGCTGATTAAAGACAAGCGCACCGAGAACCTCTACATCCTCCCGGCCTCTCAGACGCGTGACAAAGACGCCCTGACCCGTGAAGGTGTCGAAAAGGTACTCGAGGAGCTGAGAAAAATGGAGTTCGACTTCGTTGTCTGTGACTCCCCTGCCGGCATCGAAACTGGTGCCCTGATGGCACTCTACTTTGCTGATGAAGCGATCATCACCACCAACCCTGAAGTCTCATCCGTGCGTGACTCCGACCGTATTCTCGGCATCCTCGCCTCCAAATCCCGTCGTGCGGAAAATGGCGAAGAGCCGATCAAAGAGCACCTGCTGCTGACCCGTTATAACCCGGGTCGCGTCAACAAAGGTGACATGCTGAGCATGGAAGACGTACTGGAGATCCTGCGCATTAAACTGGTGGGCGTCATCCCGGAAGACCAGTCCGTGCTGCGCGCCTCTAACCAGGGCGAGCCCGTGATCCTTGATACGACGGCAGATGCAGGTAAAGCGTATGCTGATACTGTTGACCGTCTGCTGGGAGAAGAACGTCCTTTCCGCTTCATTGAAGAAGAGAAGAAAGGTTTCCTCAAACGCCTGTTCGGAGGATAAGTTATGGCATTACTGGACTTTTTTCTCTCGCGGAAAAAGAACACCGCCAACATCGCAAAAGAACGTCTGCAAATCATCGTTGCGGAGCGTCGTCGTAGCGACGCCGAGCCTCATTACCTGCCGCAGCTGCGTAAGGACATCCTGGAAGTGATCTGTAAGTACGTACAGATTGACCCGGAGATGGTCACGGTGCAGCTGGAGCAAAAAGACGGGGATATTTCGATTCTGGAGCTGAACGTGACGCTTCCGGAAGCGGAAGAGTCGCGCCCGTAGGGTTGTGATTTTGTAGCCCCGGTAAGCGCAGCGCCACCGGGGGAATATGCCGGGTATATCGCCCGGCATATTTTTTACCGCGGATACCCTTCCAGCAGGGTATTCAGACGATCGGCCATCAATTCCCCACGCCAGCCCGCCATCAGTTCCGGCAGGCCATTCTGCGGTTTCAGCTTCCAGTGCCAGTTCAGCAGCTGGTTAATCTGACGACGCGATGCCAGCAGCTCAGCACTCAGCTTACTTTCAGTGGCAACGTTCTGCACCAGCGCTTTGATATCCTTAAACGCTTTGCGGTAACCCGGCATATCCATCAGGTTCAACAGCGGTTCCGGCAGCGCATCTTCCGGCAACGCCTGCGCTTTTGCGACCAGCGCCAGCAGGGTTTTACCGTGGAAACGGATCTCACTGCCCGAAAGCCCAATGCTGTCCAGCTCCCCTAGGCTGCCCGGCATATAGCGCGCAACTGCCCAGAGATGTTCCTCGCGCACCACAAAGTTAACCGCCAGATCGCGCTCGCGCGCTTTGCGTAAACGCCAGTCCGCTAACAGCTGCAGGCACGCCAGCTGACGCGTACGCAGCTGCCAGGCGTTGCTGATATCACGCCAGGCGTCTTTCGGATCAACCACTTCCTGGCGACGCAGCTGCGTCATACGACACTCGTCCAGCGCGGCAGAGAGCCAGCCGGAGGCCTCCGCCTCTTTCATCAGTTGTCCGGCAATCGGCAGCAGGTAAAACACGTCTGCCGCCGCATATTCCAGCTGACGTTCGGTAAGCGGGCGCGCCAGCCAGTCAGTACGGGATTCACTTTTGTCCAGCGTCAGGCCCGTATACTCCTCCACCATGGCGGCAAAGCCCCAGGAGAGCGGACGACCGCTAAAAGCCGCAAGGATCTGCGTATCGATCAGCGGCTGAGGCATGATGCCAAAGGTATTCAGAAAAACTTCCAGATCTTCACTGCCTGCGTGCAGGTATTTCGTTACTGCCGTATCCAGCAACAGGTCACGCATCGGCGTCCAGTCAGTGATGCCGAGCGGATCGATCAGCGAGACGTGCTTGCCGTCATACATCTGAATCAAACCCAGCTGCGGATAGTACGTCCGGGTACGGACAAACTCGGTATCCAGAGCGATGGCAGGAAAGTCGCGCGTCACTTCGCACAGCGAAGCCAGCTCGTCGTTGGTCGTGATCATCTGGTAATTCAAATCGGATTCTCTTTTGTTTGCGCCCATAAAAAACGCCGGCTTAACCGGCGTCAGGGCGATTAACGTGAAGCTCAGGCCTTATTGTCTACTTTGGCACGGGCTTCGTCACGTAATTCTCGTCGTAATATCTTCCCGACGTTGGATTTCGGCAGCTCATCGCGGAATTCCACCAGCTTCGGCACTTTATAGCCCGTCAGCTGACGACGACAGAACGTTATCAGCGCTTCCTCGGTGAGTGAAGGATCTTTTTTGACCACAAATATCTTCACCGCTTCCCCGCTGCTGCCGGAAGGCACGCCCACCGCCGCAACTTCCAGCACGCCGCTGTGCTGCATGACCACGTCTTCGATTTCGTTCGGATAGACGTTGAAACCGGAGACCAGAATCATATCTTTTTTGCGATCGACGATGCGCAGGAAGCCTTCGTCATCCATCACCGCAATATCGCCGGTATGCAGCCAGCCGTCTTTAATGATTTCGTCTGTTGCATCCGGGCGTTGCCAGTAGCCCAGCATCACCTGCGGCCCTTTCACGCATAGCTCGCCCGGTTCGCCCGGCGCGACTTCGTTATCGTTGTCATCGACCAGTTTGGCCTCCGTGGAGGGAACCGGCAGGCCAATGCTTCCGCTGTGGTAGTCAATGTCATGCGGGTTGACGCTGACCAGCGGTGCGCATTCCGTCAGGCCATAACCTTCCAGCAGATACTGCCCGGTGAGTTTCACCCAGCGCTCGGCGACCGCCTGCTGAACCGGCATACCGCCTCCCGCAGAGAGGTGCAACGTTGAGAAATCCAGCTGCTGAAATTCTTTATTGTTGAGCAGCGCGTTGAACAAGGTATTTACCCCGGTCATGGCGGTGAAGGGGTATTTTGCCAGCTCTTTCACCAGCCCCGGAATGTCTCGCGGGTTAGTGATCAGGACGTTTTGACCGCCCAGCTCGATAAACAGCAGGCAGTTCATGGTCAGCGCGAAAATGTGATACAGCGGTAGCGCCGTGATCACCAGTTCTTTGCCCGGATGCAGCAGCGGCCCGTAGGTGGCATTGACCTGTTCAAGGTTTGCCAGCATGTTGCGGTGGGTTAGCATCGCCCCTTTGGCCACGCCGGTTGTGCCGCCGGTGTATTGCAGAAAAGCGAGGTCCTCAGAGACCACTTCCGGTTTGACGTATTGCATGCGATAGCCCGCATGCAGCGCGCGGCGGAAAGAGATGGCATCCGGCAGATGGTATTTTGGCACCAGGCGCTTGACGTATTTAACCACAAAGTTAACCAGCGTCCCTTTGGCGGTGGACAGCTGATCCCCCATGCGCGTCAGGATGACGTGTTTAACCTGGGTTTTGTCGACCACTTTTTCCAGGGTATGGGCAAAGTTAGAAACAATAACTATCGCCACCGCACCGCTGTCGTTGAGCTGGTGTTCCAGCTCGCGCGGGGTGTAAAGCGGGTTGACGTTGACGACAATCATCCCGGCACGCAGGATGCCGAACAGCGCCACCGGGTATTGCAGCAGGTTCGGCATCATCAGCGCGACGCGGTCTCCTTTTTGCAGCCCAAGCCCTTCCTGCAGATAGGCCGCAAACGCCCGGCTACGCTCCTCAAGCTTACGGAACGTCATTACCTCGCCCATATTCACAAATGCGGGCTGGTCTGCGTAACGCCTTACCGAGTGTTCAAATAATTCAACCAGGGATTGATAACGGTCAGGATTGATCTCGGCAGGAACATCTGCGGGATAACGGTTAAGCCAAACCTTTTTCAATGCATCACCTCTGAAATGAGTGTTCGTCGTCATCACAACCCCGATAATAAATAGTTTGTTAACATTATATTAACTCAGCGTACCAGTTTATTAATTGTTCAGATTTAAGGTTGCGAAGCGCGTCACTCTTTTTTTTCGTATTATCCGTAAAAAAACAGAGACAGCGGCTAAGCCGCTGTCTCTTTCCTAGCAATAACAGTAAGTTACTCAGTTACGATCGTCTGGACCTGCGCAGGACCGGGGTTATACCAGCCCCAGCCCGGGTAACCATAACGATAAGGATGCGGACCCCACATCCACGGGTCAATCGGCTGAGGCGGCATGATCACCTGCTGTGCCAGACGCCAGCGTTTATACCCATTGACCTGCATGGTCATGAATTTATAAGGCGTGTTGCCGATTTTACCCTGCACGGCGCCGGTTATCGGTCCGACGACGGTCACCAGTTGCCCACGGAAATCAACGGGATCGAGGAAACCACTGACATCCGCATAGATGCGTCCCCGGGAGGCCTCACCAAGTACGGGTCGCGCACCGCTGTCCAGCGGCACGGTAGCAATCTCCAGCCGGGTTTTCCCCTGCTGGTTCTGCACCTCGATCACTTTCCCGCCGAAGCGCGCTTCCTGGCCGACGTAAAGCTCAGGCGCATTCATCACCCGAACCAGATCCTGCTGGGGCGTCGGGCTACTGCCCTTGATCGCATCAGGGACGGATACGCATCCGCTCAGTGCTATGGCAACCGCGCCTGCCATAAAAAGGCGTACTACTTTAGTCTGAACCGCCATGATGCGACTCCTTTTTCTCAGTTCCTGTTACTGAGATTCACTCGCGGCCCGGAAGTTTCTTCCACGCGACGGTGTTTCGCAAATAAACCGGCTCCGCGTGTTCAACAGCAACGGTTTTTCCTGCTGCGAGCAGCTGAGTGGCAATCGGAAGCATGTCTTCCGCCGCTGGCAGCAGCATGTTGCCGTCCACCAGCGTCACGCCAGTGTCGTTCGCCATGTCTGGCCATGCCGGCCAGCCCGTCCCCACGGTCGCCCACTCGCCGGACAGTTGCTTAAGACGTTCAGTGACCGCGTCAGGTTTAAGTACCGCTTCTGTCTCTTCGCCGTGCCAGACGCCGTTCTCATCACGGGTATATTCCGCCCAGTAAACTTCCCCCATGCGGGCATCAATGGCAGCCAGCACGCGGGTGGCGCCCGTCATACGCCAGGCCCCCTGCGCCATCGTCGCAAGCGTAGAGACGCCGATCATCGGCAGGTCAGCGCCCAGCGCCAGTCCCTGAGCAATGCCAATACCAATACGGACGCCCGTAAAGCTGCCGGGCCCGCGGCCAAAGGCCAGGGCATCAAGGTCGGTTAAGGCGGTGTTGCCCTGAGTTAAAATGTCTTTTACCAGGGGCAGAATACGTTGGGTGTGTTCCCGTGGGCACTCTTCGAAATGAGCAGAAACAGCACCATCACTCAGCAGAGCAACAGAGCAAGCCTCTGTTGCGGTATCAATAGCCAGAATTCGCATCAGTCGTCGCGCTCTCGCAAGGGTCAGTCACAAAATGGCGCGCATCTTAGCACACTCCGGGGCAAATTACTCCGCCGTTGGGTTTGCCAGAAAACGCACCGCGCGTTTTATATCCCGCGTCCGTGGCGCTGGAGGGAGGCTCGCAAGGAAGGTTGCGCCGTATGGGCGCATGACCAGCCGGTTATCGCAGATAACCAGCACGCCGCGATCGGTCACGTCGCGGATTAAGCGCCCTACCCCTTGCTTGAGCGTGATGACCGCCTCAGGCAGCTGAACCTCGTCGAACGGATCGCCTCCGCGCAGGCGGCAGTCTTCCATCCGCGCTTTCAACAGCGGGTCATCCGGGGAGGTAAACGGCAGTTTGTCGATAATGACCAGCGAGAGCGTATCGCCACGCACATCCACCCCTTCCCAGAAGCTGCTGGTGGCAACCAGCAGGGCATTACCGGCGCTGACAAACTGCTGGAGCAGTTGTCCTTTGCTGGTTTCCCCCTGCAACAGCACCGGCAGGGTCATGGTGGCACGGAACTGCTCGGCGAGGTCACGCATCATGGCGTGCGACGTGCAAAGCATAAAGCAGCGCCCGTTGTTGGCCTCAATCATGGGCTTTAGCATCGCCGCCAGATGACGCGCGGCGCCCGGCTGGTTTGGCAGCGGTAAATTGCGCGGGACACAGAGCAGCGCCTGCTTTTCATAATCAAACGGGCTTGGCAGCAGCAGCGACTCCGCCTGCTCAATGCCGAGGCGCTCGGTAAAGTGGTGCAGATCGTCATTCACCGACAGGGTTGCCGAGGTAAAGATCCAGCTTCCCGGTTTCTGCGCCATCACCTCTTTAAATTTATCGGCCACGGTCAGCGGCGTAAGCGCCAGGGTGAAGTGGCGCGAGGTGCATTCATACCAGTAGCTGTACCCTGGCTGGTTGATTTCTTTCAGCCGTTTCAACCGTCCTCGGTACAACGTGGCGCGTTCGAAGGCGGCATCCAGCAGTGCGGAGCGACCAAGCGACAGCTTCGCGACGTCATAACAGAGTTCAAGGGCATCATCGAGCAGCAGCAGCGCGCGCTGGATGTTTTTGTCCGCCAGCAGCTCGCGCAGGTTACCGCGATAGCCGGGTTCACCAAGCTGTAAACGGAAATCCTGCGCGCTTTGCGCCAGGCGGTCGGCACACTTCTGTAACTGCTGGGTATCTTTGAGTTCGGTCCGGTAGGCGATGGTGAAATCTTTTGCCAGGTCCTGCAGCTGGCGGCTGGAGAGCGACTGGCCAAAATACTGGCTGGCGATATCCGGAAGCTGGTGGGCTTCATCGAAGATCATGACATCCGCTTCAGGGATCAGCTCACCGAAGCCGCTGTCCTTAACCACCATATCTGCGAGGAACAGATGGTGGTTGACCACCACCACATCGGCATCCATCGCCGTTTTACGCGCTTTCACCACAAAGCAGTCTTTATACAGCGGACAGTCGCTGCCGAGGCAGTTGTCGTTGGTGCTGGTCACCAGTGGCCAGGCAGGAGAGTCTTCCGGCACGCTCGCACAGGTGCTGATATCCCCCTCTTCCGTCTGGTTGGCCCAGGCGCGAAGGATAATCACGTCGCTCAGGGTCTGAACCGGCAGATCGCCGCCCGCCAGCGCCTGCTGTTCAAGGCGCTCCAGGCAAAGGTAGTTAGAACGGCCTTTCAGCAGCGCCAGTCGGCCCTTGTATTTCAGCGCTTTCGCCACGGTGGGCAAATCACGGCTGTAGAGCTGATCCTGCAGCGCTTTTGAACCGGTGGAGATAATGACCTTCTTTTTCGCCCGCAGCGCCGGAGCGAGATACGCGTAGGTTTTCCCGGTGCCGGTACCGGCCTCGACCACCAGCGGCTGCGCCTTGTCGATAGCGTGCGCTACGGCGTGCGCCATCTGCCGCTGAGGTTCACGCGGTTTGAAGCCGGGAATCGCTTGTGCTAACTGACCTTCAGGGGAAAAATCGTCTGCCACGGTGCTCTCTCACTGTATTTTTGCACAGGGATTATGTCAGTCCCGCCTCTCCAGTGCCACCCCAAATAGTGACGACGCCGGCACAATATGGCAGTCTTGCCGCCTGATGACGAAAAATAACGAGGAAACGTTTATGACGATTAAGCGCATTGATGCCGAAGCCCGCTGGTCTGATGTGGTGATCCACAACCAGACGCTCTACTACACTGGCGTACCGGCTAACCTGGACGCGGATGCCTTCGAGCAAACGGCCAACACGCTGGCGCAAATTGATGCCGTGCTGGAAAAACAGGGCAGCGATAAATCCCGCATTCTGGATGCGACCATTTTTCTGGCCAATAAAGATGATTTTGCGGCGATGAACAAAGCCTGGGATGCATGGGTGGTGGCGGGTCACGCGCCTGTACGCTGCACTGTACAGGCCACGCTGATGAAACCGGAGTATAAGGTCGAAATTAAGATTATCGCGGCGGTTTAAGCCCGATCACTCCTCTTGATCTTCTGGATCATCATCTTCGAATCGCGCCACAATCCGCTCGCCGGAATGACTGGCGCGAATCTCCTGAGCGACGACGGTAATCGCCTGTCCGCTGCTCATTCCCTGGGACATCAGTTCCTGAATTCGCTCAACCGCTTTCTGCTGCTGTTCATGGCTCAGAGAAGGTAAACCTGCAAACATCGTCAACTCCTGCTAAATTATTCGCGCTAATTATTTCACGCTGCCCGGTAGTATGCCACACATGAACATGCGCTTCCCCACTGTATTGACGTTGCCCTGGCGTGCTGACGCCGCGGAGTTCTGGTTTGCCCGCATAAGCCACCTTCCCTTTGCCATGCTGCTGCATTCTGGCCATGCGGATCACCCTTACAGCCGCTTTGATATTCTGGTTGCCGACCCGCTTAAAACGCTGACAACCAATGACCTGGCGCCGACGGATGATCCCCTGATGCAGCTTCAGCAAGCGCTCAACGCGTTGGGCTTATCCGCCACCCCAGACCCGGATCTCCCTTTTCAGGGTGGCGCGCTTGGTCTGTTTGGCTACGATTTGGGTCGCCGTTTCGAAACGCTGCCCGAGCATGCGCAGGCTGATATTTCCCTGCC comes from Enterobacter kobei and encodes:
- a CDS encoding YcgN family cysteine cluster protein, with product MNDIPFWQSKTLDDMTDAEWESLCDGCGQCCLHKLMDEDTDEIYFTNVACKQLNIKTCQCRNYERRFEFEPDCIKLTRDNLPTFEWLPHTCAYRLLAEGKGLPDWHPLLTGSKAAMHGERISVRHIAVKESEVRDWEDHIMNHPNR
- a CDS encoding fumarylacetoacetate hydrolase family protein; this translates as MYQHHNWQGALLDYPVSKVVCVGSNYAKHIQEMGSATPEEPVLFIKPETALCDIRQPLALPQGLGSVHHEVELAVLIGATLRQASEEHVQKAIAGYGVALDLTLRDVQGKMKKAGQPWEKAKGFDNACPISGFIPVSEFTTDPQDTPLSLKVNGDIRQQGSTADMIHKIVPLIAYMSRFFTLKPGDVILTGTPEGVGPLLSGDELEVGFNGLSLKTRVL
- a CDS encoding YcgL domain-containing protein, which gives rise to MFCVIYRSTSRDQTYLYVEKKDDFSRVPEELMKSFGRPQLAMLLPLDGRKKLVNADLDKVKTALAEQGYYLQLPPPPENLLKQHLEANGKK
- the minC gene encoding septum site-determining protein MinC, with amino-acid sequence MSNTPIELKGSSFTLSVVHLHDAKPEVIRQALEDKIAQAPAFLKHAPVVINVSGLEAPVNWKLLQQAVSSTGLRIVGISGCKDSELKAEIDRAGLPLLNEGKEKAPRAAPAAVQAPPPVVQNVTPVTKTRMIDVPVRSGQRIYAPNCDLIVTSHVSAGAELIADGNIHVYGMMRGRALAGASGDRDAQIFCTHLTAELVSIAGEYWLSDKIPAEFYGKAARLRLADDALTVQPLN
- the minD gene encoding septum site-determining protein MinD; the encoded protein is MARIIVVTSGKGGVGKTTSSAAIATGLAQKGKKTVVIDFDIGLRNLDLIMGCERRVVYDFVNVIQGDATLNQALIKDKRTENLYILPASQTRDKDALTREGVEKVLEELRKMEFDFVVCDSPAGIETGALMALYFADEAIITTNPEVSSVRDSDRILGILASKSRRAENGEEPIKEHLLLTRYNPGRVNKGDMLSMEDVLEILRIKLVGVIPEDQSVLRASNQGEPVILDTTADAGKAYADTVDRLLGEERPFRFIEEEKKGFLKRLFGG
- the minE gene encoding cell division topological specificity factor MinE — encoded protein: MALLDFFLSRKKNTANIAKERLQIIVAERRRSDAEPHYLPQLRKDILEVICKYVQIDPEMVTVQLEQKDGDISILELNVTLPEAEESRP
- the rnd gene encoding ribonuclease D; translated protein: MITTNDELASLCEVTRDFPAIALDTEFVRTRTYYPQLGLIQMYDGKHVSLIDPLGITDWTPMRDLLLDTAVTKYLHAGSEDLEVFLNTFGIMPQPLIDTQILAAFSGRPLSWGFAAMVEEYTGLTLDKSESRTDWLARPLTERQLEYAAADVFYLLPIAGQLMKEAEASGWLSAALDECRMTQLRRQEVVDPKDAWRDISNAWQLRTRQLACLQLLADWRLRKARERDLAVNFVVREEHLWAVARYMPGSLGELDSIGLSGSEIRFHGKTLLALVAKAQALPEDALPEPLLNLMDMPGYRKAFKDIKALVQNVATESKLSAELLASRRQINQLLNWHWKLKPQNGLPELMAGWRGELMADRLNTLLEGYPR
- the fadD gene encoding long-chain-fatty-acid--CoA ligase FadD, producing the protein MKKVWLNRYPADVPAEINPDRYQSLVELFEHSVRRYADQPAFVNMGEVMTFRKLEERSRAFAAYLQEGLGLQKGDRVALMMPNLLQYPVALFGILRAGMIVVNVNPLYTPRELEHQLNDSGAVAIVIVSNFAHTLEKVVDKTQVKHVILTRMGDQLSTAKGTLVNFVVKYVKRLVPKYHLPDAISFRRALHAGYRMQYVKPEVVSEDLAFLQYTGGTTGVAKGAMLTHRNMLANLEQVNATYGPLLHPGKELVITALPLYHIFALTMNCLLFIELGGQNVLITNPRDIPGLVKELAKYPFTAMTGVNTLFNALLNNKEFQQLDFSTLHLSAGGGMPVQQAVAERWVKLTGQYLLEGYGLTECAPLVSVNPHDIDYHSGSIGLPVPSTEAKLVDDNDNEVAPGEPGELCVKGPQVMLGYWQRPDATDEIIKDGWLHTGDIAVMDDEGFLRIVDRKKDMILVSGFNVYPNEIEDVVMQHSGVLEVAAVGVPSGSSGEAVKIFVVKKDPSLTEEALITFCRRQLTGYKVPKLVEFRDELPKSNVGKILRRELRDEARAKVDNKA
- a CDS encoding Slp family lipoprotein; its protein translation is MAVQTKVVRLFMAGAVAIALSGCVSVPDAIKGSSPTPQQDLVRVMNAPELYVGQEARFGGKVIEVQNQQGKTRLEIATVPLDSGARPVLGEASRGRIYADVSGFLDPVDFRGQLVTVVGPITGAVQGKIGNTPYKFMTMQVNGYKRWRLAQQVIMPPQPIDPWMWGPHPYRYGYPGWGWYNPGPAQVQTIVTE
- the tsaB gene encoding tRNA (adenosine(37)-N6)-threonylcarbamoyltransferase complex dimerization subunit type 1 TsaB, with amino-acid sequence MRILAIDTATEACSVALLSDGAVSAHFEECPREHTQRILPLVKDILTQGNTALTDLDALAFGRGPGSFTGVRIGIGIAQGLALGADLPMIGVSTLATMAQGAWRMTGATRVLAAIDARMGEVYWAEYTRDENGVWHGEETEAVLKPDAVTERLKQLSGEWATVGTGWPAWPDMANDTGVTLVDGNMLLPAAEDMLPIATQLLAAGKTVAVEHAEPVYLRNTVAWKKLPGRE
- a CDS encoding ATP-dependent DNA helicase; amino-acid sequence: MADDFSPEGQLAQAIPGFKPREPQRQMAHAVAHAIDKAQPLVVEAGTGTGKTYAYLAPALRAKKKVIISTGSKALQDQLYSRDLPTVAKALKYKGRLALLKGRSNYLCLERLEQQALAGGDLPVQTLSDVIILRAWANQTEEGDISTCASVPEDSPAWPLVTSTNDNCLGSDCPLYKDCFVVKARKTAMDADVVVVNHHLFLADMVVKDSGFGELIPEADVMIFDEAHQLPDIASQYFGQSLSSRQLQDLAKDFTIAYRTELKDTQQLQKCADRLAQSAQDFRLQLGEPGYRGNLRELLADKNIQRALLLLDDALELCYDVAKLSLGRSALLDAAFERATLYRGRLKRLKEINQPGYSYWYECTSRHFTLALTPLTVADKFKEVMAQKPGSWIFTSATLSVNDDLHHFTERLGIEQAESLLLPSPFDYEKQALLCVPRNLPLPNQPGAARHLAAMLKPMIEANNGRCFMLCTSHAMMRDLAEQFRATMTLPVLLQGETSKGQLLQQFVSAGNALLVATSSFWEGVDVRGDTLSLVIIDKLPFTSPDDPLLKARMEDCRLRGGDPFDEVQLPEAVITLKQGVGRLIRDVTDRGVLVICDNRLVMRPYGATFLASLPPAPRTRDIKRAVRFLANPTAE
- a CDS encoding RidA family protein produces the protein MTIKRIDAEARWSDVVIHNQTLYYTGVPANLDADAFEQTANTLAQIDAVLEKQGSDKSRILDATIFLANKDDFAAMNKAWDAWVVAGHAPVRCTVQATLMKPEYKVEIKIIAAV
- a CDS encoding YoaH family protein yields the protein MFAGLPSLSHEQQQKAVERIQELMSQGMSSGQAITVVAQEIRASHSGERIVARFEDDDPEDQEE